In Planctomycetota bacterium, one genomic interval encodes:
- a CDS encoding type IV pilus twitching motility protein PilT, which yields MPKAAVGTIQIDKLLTAAVKNGVSDIHITVGLPPVFRIDGGMRPQATKVLTADDTNGLMKAITPERCQAELAEKGGCDFGFAFGDMARFRVSVFKQRGTIAMVLRQIPNKMLTPEQLGVPEVCKKMVCRPRGLFLVTGPTGSGKSTTLASLINFINETHDHHIITVEDPIEFYHQSKKSTVNQREIGVDVHSFSEALRRALRQDPDVILVGELRDLETMEAAITAAETGHVVFGTLHTSGAQGTVNRIIDAFPTSQQEQIRTQLSTTIIGVVSQALLPKIGGGRVAAYEILVCTPAIGNLIRENKTFRINSAIQTGAKLGMQLLDDHLFRLWNEKKVSEEAVIGRAQSPDDLAMRIANAKRGVFDDEEDIARKAKMEH from the coding sequence ATGCCCAAGGCGGCGGTCGGCACGATCCAGATCGACAAGCTGCTCACCGCCGCCGTCAAGAACGGCGTCAGCGACATCCACATCACCGTCGGCCTGCCGCCGGTGTTCCGGATCGACGGCGGGATGCGGCCGCAGGCCACCAAGGTGCTCACCGCCGACGACACCAACGGCCTGATGAAGGCGATCACGCCGGAGCGTTGCCAGGCGGAGCTGGCCGAGAAGGGGGGCTGCGACTTCGGCTTCGCGTTCGGCGACATGGCGCGGTTTCGCGTCAGCGTGTTCAAGCAGCGCGGCACGATCGCGATGGTGCTGCGGCAGATCCCCAACAAGATGCTGACCCCCGAGCAGCTCGGCGTGCCCGAGGTCTGCAAGAAGATGGTCTGCCGGCCGCGCGGGCTGTTTCTCGTCACCGGGCCGACCGGCTCCGGCAAGAGCACCACGCTCGCCAGCCTGATCAACTTCATCAACGAGACCCACGACCACCACATCATCACGGTCGAGGACCCGATCGAGTTCTACCACCAGAGCAAGAAGAGCACGGTCAACCAGCGCGAGATCGGCGTCGACGTCCACAGCTTTTCCGAGGCGCTCCGCCGCGCGCTGCGGCAGGATCCCGACGTGATCCTCGTCGGCGAGCTCCGCGACCTGGAGACCATGGAGGCGGCGATCACCGCCGCCGAGACGGGCCACGTCGTGTTCGGCACACTCCACACTTCCGGCGCCCAGGGCACGGTCAACCGGATCATCGACGCCTTCCCGACCAGCCAGCAGGAGCAGATCCGCACCCAGCTCTCGACGACGATCATCGGCGTCGTCTCGCAGGCCCTGCTGCCGAAGATCGGCGGCGGGCGCGTGGCGGCCTACGAGATCCTCGTCTGCACCCCGGCGATCGGGAATCTGATCCGCGAGAACAAGACCTTCCGTATCAACTCGGCGATCCAGACCGGCGCCAAGCTCGGCATGCAGCTCCTCGACGACCATCTGTTCCGCCTGTGGAACGAGAAGAAGGTCAGCGAGGAGGCGGTGATCGGCCGGGCGCAGTCGCCCGACGACCTGGCGATGCGGATCGCCAATGCCAAGCGCGGCGTGTTCGACGACGAGGAAGACATCGCGCGCAAAGCGAAGATGGAGCACTGA